A region from the Takifugu rubripes chromosome 22, fTakRub1.2, whole genome shotgun sequence genome encodes:
- the LOC101075769 gene encoding receptor-type tyrosine-protein phosphatase S-like isoform X4 translates to MSPLGAAGTPIQPGRPVLRPCLSPSPLWMLLSFIFFITSHFSCICGAPAPPKFTKIPTDQIGVSGGVASFVCQASGSPKPVVYWNKKGKKVNSQRIEVTIEFDEGAGAVLRIQPLRAPRDENTYECVARNSEGEVSVTAKLAIIREDLLPFGFPSIDMGPQLKVVERSRTATMLCAASGIPDPEISWFKDFLPVEPGASQGRIKQLRSGALQIENSEETDQGKYECVATNSQGVRYSSPANLYVRELREVRRVSPRFSILPSNHEIMPGGSVNITCVAVGSPMPYVKWMLGPEDLTPEDEMPIGRNVLELNGVRESANYTCVAMSSLGVIEAVAQVLVKTLPKPPGTPIVTETTATSVTITWDSGNPDPVSYYIIQYRAKGPDSKYETVDSITTTRYSIGGLYPNTEYEIRVSAFNSIGQGPPSARVEARTGEQAPASPPRNVQAHIISQNTVMVRWEEPEEPNGQVKGYRVYYTMDPSRPMNEWQIHNVQDSVITTIQNLVTSETYTIQVLAFTSVGDGPFSDPVHVKVMPGVPGQPGKFKVGRVTDTSIELTWEPAYTKEGIVNYELLYKPVRFGGLEKLTFGPRNSYTVEGLKPNTEYSFSLAAISNKGIGAFTNELVQSTSQAKPSAAPEGVSCESAGSTSLRVGWRLPLMDGWNGELAGYELKYQRVSGAGGGGQGHNTSGQRIPAERGQTVLEGLEKWSWYNITLAAFTVEGTGPSSPGVLCRTDEDVPGAAPRQVDVQPLNSSALRVTWRPVLPRLRQGQIRGYQVHFGRAESGESRNLPRIKDLLLDESQMEEDDSTQYELIIGGLKPETTYSVSVAAYTTKGDGAHSRSKLVQTLGIVPGPPSLWVRPGSGPSVVVRWAPPLECSDSGAGSQRAPLEIQGYRLQFGLKNASFSTAVDFTNREKNFTVRNLSPGSSYVFVLSAKSRAGYGDVAKQEITVPLVPPLGYPKISDYVNATCCSLQLSWVPPSPEECYDVITEYTVAYREVAVPKPSGEPGPSATSPLSALPWLVTIPASESSYTLLGLNHSTIYMVQLRAHNKAGPGPFSPPVVSRTLALETDVPRNFSVNLATKTSVLLTWEFPEGSNPYRFSVEYNHQNIEVDARTKKAVIQNLQPDTSYDFKITATEGNMGGLRHRISAKTSPSITIRRPEIDHTRDTETTVTIILPSLETRTPIKNVYVVVVPLRRARGVLRHEKSPDEMDLEELLKDISQKQRDSRQQKQVDLRRAYITARFTPATLPAFFTLGDQLDYGGFENRALDPGQEYMFFILAELNSTTGKMYVASPYTDPVIAPDSDPQPLDAGDGLIWVVGPVLAVVFIICIVIAILLYKNKPDSKRKDSEPGTKSLLSNAEMMAHHPTDPVEMRRINFQTPGMMSHPPIPINELAEHIELLKANDNLRLSQEYESIDPSQQFTWEHSNLEVNKPKNRYANVIAYDHTRVILAPIDGILGNDYINANYIDGYRKQNAYIATQGPLAETFGDFWRMVWEQRTASVVMMTRLEEKSRIKCDQYWPNRGTETYGMVQVTLLDTMELATFCVRTFSLHKSGSSERREVRQFQFTAWPDHGVPEYPTPFLNFLRRVKACNPPDAGPISVHCSAGVGRTGCFIVIDAMLERIRHERTVDIYGHVTLMRSQRNYMVQTEDQYSFIHEALLEAVACGNTEVPARSLYSYMQKLSKVESGEHVTGMELEFKRLANTKAHTSRFVTANLPCNKFKNRLVNIMPYETTRVCLQPIRGLEGSDYINASYIDGYRQQRGYIATQGPLAETTEDFWRMLWEHNSTIVVMLTKLREMGREKCHQYWPAERSARYQYFVVDPMAEYNMPQYILREFKVTDARDGQSRTVRQFQFTDWPEQGVPKSGEGFIDFIGQVHKTKEQFGQDGPIAVHCSAGVGRTGVFITLSIVLERMRYEGAVDIFQTVKMLRTQRPAMVQTEDEYQFCYQAALEYLGSFDHYAT, encoded by the exons TCCCACCGACCAGATCGGAGTGTCGGGGGGCGTGGCGTCGTTTGTCTGTCAGGCCTCTGGGAGTCCCAAGCCCGTCGTCTACTGGAACAAGAAGGGCAAGAAGGTCAACTCCCAGCGTATCGAGGTG ACAATCGAGTTTGACGAGGGTGCCGGCGCCGTGCTGAGGATCCAGCCGCTCAGAGCACCGCGGGATGAAAACACCTACGAGTGCGTGGCACGCAACAGCGAGGGAGAGGTGTCTGTCACCGCGAAGCTGGCCATCATCAGAG AGGACCTGCTGCCCTTCGGCTTCCCCAGCATCGACATGGGCCCCCAGCTGAAGGTGGTGGAGCGCTCCAGAACGGCCACCATGCTCTGCGCCGCCAGCGGCATCCCCGACCCCGAGATCTCCTGGTTCAAAGACTTCCTGCCCGTGGAGCCCGGCGCCAGCCAGGGCCGCATCAAGCAGCTCCGCTCGG GAGCGCTGCAGATCGAGAACAGCGAGGAGACCGACCAGGGAAAGTACGAGTGCGTGGCCACCAACTCTCAAGGCGTGCGCTACTCCTCCCCCGCCAACCTCTACGTGCGAG AGCTTCGAGAAG TGCGCCGCGTGTCCCCGCGTTTTTCCATCCTCCCCTCCAACCACGAGATCATGCCGGGCGGGAGCGTCAACATCACCTGCGTGGCGGTGGGCTCGCCCATGCCCTACGTCAAGTGGATGCTGGGGCCCGAGGACCTCACCCCCGAGGACGAAATGCCGATCGGGCGCAACGTGCTGGAGCTCAACGGCGTGCGGGAGTCCGCCAACTACACCTGCGTGGCCATGAGCAGCCTGGGGGTCATCGAGGCCGTGGCGCAGGTCCTAGTGAAAA CCCTGCCGAAGCCCCCGGGAACACCCATCGTCACGGAGACCACCGCCACCAGCGTGACCATCACCTGGGACTCCGGTAATCCCGACCCGGTGTCGTATTACATCATCCAGTACCGGGCCAAAGGGCCGGACAGCAAATACGAGACGGTGGACAGCATCACCACCACCCGCTACAGCATCGGCGGCCTGTATCCCAACACCGAGTACGAGATCAGGGTGTCGGCCTTCAACAGCATCGGCCAGGGGCCCCCGTCGGCACGCGTGGAGGCCCGCACGGGAGAGCAGGCCCCGGCCAGCCCGCCCAGAAACGTGCAGGCCCACATCATCTCCCAGAACACGGTGATGGTccggtgggaggagccagaagagCCAAACGGACAG GTGAAAGGTTACCGCGTGTACTACACCATGGACCCCTCCCGGCCCATGAACGAGTGGCAGATCCACAACGTCCAGGACAGCGTCATCACCACCATTCAGAACCTGGTGACCTCAGAAACCTACACCATCCAGGTCCTGGCCTTCACCTCCGTGGGGGACGGACCCTTCTCGGACCCCGTCCACGTTAAGGTCATGCCCGGAG TCCCGGGTCAACCTGGCAAATTTAAAGTTGGCAGGGTGACAGATACGAGCATAGAGCTGACCTGGGAGCCCGCTTACACCAAAGAAGGCATCGTCAACTATGAACTCCTCTACAAACCTGTCAGGTTTGGCGGTCTG GAGAAACTGACCTTCGGACCCAGGAATTCTTACACAGTGGAGGGTCTGAAACCAAACACGGAGTACTCCTTCTCCCTGGCCGCCATCTCCAACAAAGGCATCGGAGCGTTCACCAACGAGCTGGTGCAGAGCACGTCACAAGCCA AGCCCTCAGCTGCCCCCGAGGGTGTGTCCTGCGAGAGCGCCGGCTCCACCTCGCTCAGAGTAGGTTGGCGGCTGCCTCTAATGGACGGCTGGAATGGCGAGTTGGCAGGTTATGAGCTGAAATACCAGAGAGTTTctggggcaggaggaggaggtcagggcCATAACACGAGCGGGCAGCGGATCCCAGCAGAGCGGGGGCAAACAGtgctggaggggctggagaaaTGGAGCTGGTACAATATCACCCTGGCCGCCTTCACCGTGGAAGGGACTGGCCCCAGCAGCCCCGGCGTCCTCTGCAGGACCGACGAGGACG TTCCCGGCGCCGCGCCCCGTCAGGTGGACGTCCAGCCGCTCAACTCCTCGGCGCTCCGGGTCACCTGGCGCCCAGTGTTGCCGCGGTTACGGCAAGGCCAGATCCGCGGCTACCAAGTCCACTTCGGGCGGGCGGAGAGCGGCGAATCGCGAAACCTCCCCCGCATCAAAGACCTGCTACTAGATGAGTCGCAG atggaggaggatgatTCAACTCAGTAT GAGCTGATTATCGGCGGCCTGAAACCAGAGACCACGTACTCGGTGTCAGTGGCTGCGTACACCACCAAAGGGGACGGCGCACACAGCAGGTCCAAGCTGGTGCAGACCCTGGGGATTG TGCCCGGTCCGCCCTCCCTGTGGGTGCGTCCGGGATCGGGCCCGTCGGTGGTGGTGCGTTGGGCTCCACCGCTGGAGTGCTCTGACTCAGGAGCTGGTAGCCAGAGGGCCCCGTTGGAAATCCAGGGCTACCGCCTACAGTTTGGCCTGAAGAACGCATCCTTCAGCACCGCAGTGGATTTCACAAACCGAGAGAAGAACTTCACTGTCAGAAACCTCTCCCCTGGGTCTTCCTACGTCTTTGTCCTCTCTGCGAAGAGCCGAGCTGGCTACGGAGACGTAGCGAAGCAGGAAATAACGGTTCCCCTGGTCCCACCGCTGGGATACCCCAAAATATCAGACTACGTGAACGCCACTTGttgctccctccagctctcctgggtGCCCCCCAGCCCAGAGGAGTGTTACGACGTCATCACCGAGTACACAGTGGCTTACAGAGAGGTGGCAGTCCCCAAACCGTCGGGAGAACCTGGCCCCTCAGCCACGTCCCCGCTCTCAGCCCTCCCGTGGCTGGTCACGATACCAGCAAGCGAGTCCAGCTACACCCTCCTGGGCTTGAATCACAGTACAATCTACATGGTGCAGCTCAGAGCCCACAACAAGGCAGGCCCAGGCCCCTTCAGCCCACCTGTGGTGAGCAGAACTCTGGCCCTTGAAACAG ATGTTCCGAGGAATTTTTCCGTCAATCTGGCGACTAAGACGAGTGTTCTTCTCACCTGGGAGTTTCCAGAGGGCAGCAACCCCTACCGCTTCTCT GTGGAGTATAACCACCAGAACATAGAGGTGGACGCTCGGACGAAGAAGGCCGTCATTCAGAACCTTCAACCCGATACCAGCTACGACTTTAAGATCACCGCCACGGAGGGCAACATGGGAGGCCTGCGCCACCGCATCTCCGCCAAGACCTCCCCGTCCATCACCATCCGCCGCCCCGAGATCGACCACACCCGCGACACGGAGACCACGGTCACCATCATCCTGCCCTCCCTGGAGACTCGTACTCCCATCAA GAATGTTTATGTCGTCGTGGTTCCGCTGAGAAGAGCCCGCGGGGTCCTCAGACACGAAAAGAGCCCAGATGAGAtggacctggaggag CTGTTGAAAGACATCAGTCAGAAGCAGAGAGACTCTCGCCAGCAGAAGCAGGTGGACCTGCGTCGGGCGTACATCACCGCCCGCTTCACACCTGCCACCCTGCCAGCGTTCTTCACCCTGGGGGACCAGCTGGACTACGGAGGCTTCGAGAACCGAGCTTTGGACCCGGGGCAGGAGTACATGTTCTTCATCCTGGCGGAGCTCAACTCCACCACCGGG AAAATGTACGTGGCCAGCCCCTACACGGACCCGGTGATCgcccctgactctgaccctcaGCCCCTGGACGCCGGGGACGGTCTGATCTGGGTGGTAGGGCCGGTCCTGGCCGTGGTCTTCATCATCTGCATCGTCATCGCCATCCTCCTTTACAAAAA CAAGCCTGACAG CAAGCGGAAGGATTCCGAACCCGGGACCAAGAGCCTTTTGAGCAACGCCGAAATGATGGCACATCACCCGACGGACCCGGTGGAGATGCGTCGCATCAACTTCCAGACTCCCG GAATGATGAGCCATCCTCCCATCCCCATCAACGAACTGGCCGAGCACATCGAGCTGCTGAAAGCTAATGACAACCTGCGGCTCTCCCAGGAATATGAG TCCATTGACCCCAGTCAGCAGTTCACCTGGGAGCATTCAAACCTGGAAGTCAACAAGCCAAAAAACCGCTACGCTAACGTCATAGCGTACGACCACACCAGGGTCATTCTTGCCCCGATAGAcg GCATCCTGGGGAACGACTACATCAACGCCAACTACATCGACGGCTACAGGAAGCAGAACGCGTACATCGCCACCCAGGGACCCCTGGCAGAGACCTTTGGGGACTTCTGGAGGATGGTGTGGGAGCAGCGGACGGCGTCCGTCGTCATGATGACGCGGCTGGAAGAGAAGTCCCGG ATAAAATGTGACCAGTACTGGCCGAATCGTGGCACGGAGACTTACGGAATGGTCCAGGTGACCCTGCTGGACACAATGGAGCTGGCCACCTTCTGTGTGCGCACCTTCTCCCTGCACAAA AGCGGCAGCAGCGAGCGGAGAGAGGTGCGCCAGTTCCAGTTTACAGCCTGGCCGGACCACGGCGTGCCAGAGTATCCCACCCCTTTCCTCAACTTCCTCCGCAGGGTCAAAGCCTGCAACCCCCCGGATGCTGGACCCATCTCCGTTCACTGCAG TGCTGGTGTCGGTCGCACCGGCTGCTTTATCGTCATCGACGCCATGCTGGAGCGCATTCGACACGAGCGCACCGTGGACATCTACGGTCACGTCACCCTGATGCGCTCGCAGAGGAACTACATGGTGCAGACGGAGGACCAGTACAGCTTCATCCACGAGGCGCTGCTGGAGGCTGTGGCGTGCGGGAACACCGAGGTGCCCGCCCGGAGTCTGTACTCGTACATGCAGAAGCTGTCCAAGGTGGAGAGCGGGGAGCACGTCACCGGCATGGAGTTGGAGTTCAAG CGGCTGGCGAACACCAAAGCCCACACGTCCCGCTTCGTGACGGCCAACCTGCCCTGCAACAAGTTCAAGAACCGACTGGTCAACATAATGCCCTACGAAACCACCCGCGTCTgcctccagccaatcagaggcctgGAGGGCTCCGACTACATCAACGCCAGCTACATCGACGGCTACAG GCAGCAGAGGGGTTACATCGCCACCCAGGGCCCGCTGGCGGAGACTACAGAGGACTTCTGGAGGATGCTGTGGGAGCACAACTCCACCATCGTGGTCATGCTGACTAAGCTGAGAGAGATGGGACGG GAGAAGTGCCACCAGTACTGGCCCGCGGAACGTTCTGCCAGGTATCAGTACTTTGTGGTGGACCCCATGGCGGAGTACAACATGCCTCAGTACATCCTGAGGGAGTTTAAAGTTACCGATGCCAGG GATGGGCAGTCGCGAACGGTGCGGCAGTTCCAGTTCACCGACTGGCCGGAGCAGGGCGTGCCCAAATCTGGGGAGGGCTTCATCGATTTCATCGGACAAGTACACAAAACCAAGGAGCAGTTTGGCCAGGACGGGCCGATCGCCGTTCACTGCAG CGCCGGCGTGGGGCGGACAGGTGTCTTCATCACCCTGAGTATCGTCCTGGAGAGGATGCGCTACGAAGGAGCGGTGGACATCTTCCAGACTGTCAAAATGCTGCGCACGCAGAGACCGGCCATGGTGCAGACTGAG GACGAGTACCAGTTCTGCTACCAGGCCGCTCTGGAATACCTGGGTAGCTTCGACCACTATGCAACGTAA